The Lysobacterales bacterium genome has a segment encoding these proteins:
- a CDS encoding metalloregulator ArsR/SmtB family transcription factor, producing the protein MELEHGSALLRTLADATRLRLLALLRAEELSVAELSAVTSLAQPRVSTHLARLKDAGLVQDRRQGVSAYYRAAGEAEAGASTLFEALAGQLDDALLDQDAARLRAVLAERRGGAWADSVAGSMERHYSPGRTWETLTHAFTTLLEPGDVLDVGSGDGVIAELLAPRARSLTCLDISERVVAAARERLAGVPRVRVEVGDMHALPESDASYDLVLLLNALTYSATPARAIAEAARALRPGGRLLATTLCRHAHAAAAKPFGHVNLGFRREDLRRHCQAAGLTVLSLERSGRERRPPHFEILTLLAARP; encoded by the coding sequence ATGGAGCTGGAACACGGATCCGCGCTGCTGCGCACCCTGGCCGACGCCACCCGGCTGCGCCTGCTCGCCCTGCTGCGTGCCGAGGAGCTGAGCGTCGCCGAGCTGTCGGCGGTCACCTCGTTGGCGCAGCCGCGGGTGTCCACCCACCTGGCGCGGCTCAAGGACGCCGGCCTGGTCCAGGACCGCCGCCAGGGCGTGTCGGCCTACTACCGTGCCGCCGGCGAGGCCGAGGCCGGTGCCAGCACCCTGTTCGAGGCGCTGGCCGGTCAGCTCGACGACGCCCTGCTCGACCAGGACGCCGCCCGCCTGCGCGCCGTTCTGGCCGAGCGCCGCGGCGGCGCCTGGGCCGACTCGGTGGCCGGCAGCATGGAACGCCACTACTCCCCGGGGCGCACCTGGGAAACGCTCACCCATGCCTTCACCACCCTGCTGGAGCCCGGCGACGTGCTCGACGTCGGTTCAGGCGACGGCGTGATCGCCGAGCTGCTGGCACCGCGCGCGCGCAGCCTGACCTGCCTGGACATCTCCGAACGCGTGGTCGCCGCGGCCCGCGAGCGCCTGGCCGGGGTGCCGCGCGTTCGGGTCGAGGTCGGCGACATGCACGCCCTGCCGGAGTCCGACGCCAGCTACGACCTGGTCCTGCTGCTCAACGCACTGACCTACAGCGCGACACCGGCAAGGGCGATCGCCGAAGCGGCCCGTGCCCTGCGGCCGGGCGGCCGACTGCTGGCCACCACGCTCTGCCGCCATGCCCATGCCGCCGCGGCGAAGCCATTCGGCCACGTCAACCTCGGCTTTCGGCGCGAAGACCTGCGCCGGCACTGCCAGGCGGCCGGGCTCACGGTGCTGTCGCTGGAACGCAGCGGGCGCGAGCGGCGGCCACCGCACTTCGAAATCCTGACCCTGCTGGCGGCGCGACCCTGA
- a CDS encoding SDR family NAD(P)-dependent oxidoreductase, which produces MHPSNVKAAITGGASGLGLAVARHLVAAGGQVALLDVQADKGQAAAAELGDRARHFSADVTNESGIVEVLDQAAAAMGGLNVAVNCAGILGAGRVLGKDGPMALDGFARTVGVNLVGSFNVAKAAAQLMQDNEPGEDGERGVIVNTASVAAFDGQIGQAAYSASKGGVVGMTLPMARELARFGIRVMTIAPGIFWTPMVDGMPPQVQESLSASIPFPSRLGRPEEFAELVAFILGNRYLNGETIRLDGAVRLAPK; this is translated from the coding sequence GTGCATCCTTCCAACGTCAAGGCCGCCATCACCGGCGGCGCCTCGGGCCTGGGCCTGGCCGTCGCCCGTCACCTGGTCGCCGCCGGCGGCCAGGTCGCCCTGCTCGATGTCCAGGCCGACAAGGGCCAGGCCGCCGCCGCCGAACTCGGCGACCGGGCCCGCCACTTCAGCGCCGATGTCACCAACGAATCCGGGATCGTCGAGGTCCTGGACCAGGCCGCCGCCGCCATGGGCGGCCTGAACGTCGCGGTCAACTGCGCCGGCATCCTCGGTGCCGGCCGGGTCCTGGGCAAGGACGGACCGATGGCGCTGGACGGGTTCGCGCGCACGGTCGGCGTCAACCTGGTCGGCAGCTTCAACGTCGCCAAGGCGGCGGCCCAGCTCATGCAGGACAACGAGCCGGGCGAGGACGGCGAGCGCGGCGTGATCGTCAACACCGCCTCGGTCGCCGCCTTCGACGGCCAGATCGGCCAGGCCGCGTACTCGGCGTCGAAGGGCGGCGTGGTCGGCATGACCTTGCCGATGGCGCGCGAGCTGGCGCGTTTCGGGATCCGGGTGATGACCATCGCACCGGGTATCTTCTGGACGCCCATGGTCGACGGCATGCCGCCGCAGGTGCAGGAGTCGCTGTCGGCCTCGATCCCGTTCCCGTCGCGCCTGGGCCGGCCCGAGGAATTCGCCGAACTGGTCGCCTTCATCCTGGGCAACCGCTATCTCAACGGCGAGACCATCCGGCTGGACGGCGCCGTCCGGCTGGCCCCCAAGTGA
- a CDS encoding DUF1566 domain-containing protein, translating to MIDPRRARAAGGTLALLIAAAMPPALAQVPAPPLNDSGQTRFYNASAAVPGGPPADFPGQDAGFGRDPAYPDGVLAKAGGGDAGFDFSKLGADGQPLAIQDQAWARDGAGFDAGSEAAGTRWSCVLDHTTGLIWEVKTRRAPADLQDRAWTYSWFSSTVRPDGTANGNNGGHPGSANLGTCLDRYDPVDNPAGNYCDTAGYVSAVNAAGLCGASDWRMPTLAELIGLVHYGRRWPAIDAHYFPNVPGDWGNPNLPVPNSTWTGTPSAVFQTWAWSVYFEYGVPIDPEKQFRSAVRLVRGAP from the coding sequence ATGATCGACCCGAGACGGGCACGCGCCGCAGGCGGCACCCTGGCCCTGCTGATCGCGGCAGCGATGCCGCCGGCCCTGGCCCAGGTGCCGGCGCCGCCGCTCAACGACAGCGGCCAGACCCGCTTCTACAACGCGTCCGCCGCCGTGCCAGGCGGCCCACCGGCGGACTTTCCAGGGCAGGACGCGGGATTCGGCCGCGATCCGGCCTACCCGGACGGCGTGCTCGCCAAGGCCGGAGGCGGCGATGCCGGTTTCGATTTCAGCAAGCTGGGCGCCGACGGCCAGCCGCTGGCCATCCAGGACCAGGCCTGGGCGCGGGACGGCGCCGGCTTCGATGCCGGCAGCGAAGCGGCGGGAACGCGCTGGTCCTGCGTGCTGGACCACACCACCGGCCTGATCTGGGAGGTGAAGACCCGGCGTGCCCCGGCCGACCTCCAGGACCGAGCATGGACCTACTCCTGGTTCAGCAGCACGGTGCGTCCGGACGGCACCGCCAACGGCAACAACGGCGGCCATCCGGGCAGCGCGAACCTGGGTACCTGCCTGGACCGGTACGACCCGGTCGACAACCCTGCGGGAAACTACTGCGACACCGCGGGCTACGTCTCCGCAGTGAACGCTGCGGGACTGTGCGGTGCCAGCGACTGGCGCATGCCGACGCTCGCCGAACTGATCGGACTCGTCCACTACGGGCGGCGCTGGCCGGCGATCGACGCGCACTATTTTCCCAACGTGCCCGGCGACTGGGGCAATCCAAACCTTCCTGTGCCGAACAGCACCTGGACCGGCACGCCATCCGCGGTCTTTCAGACCTGGGCCTGGTCCGTCTATTTCGAGTACGGCGTTCCTATCGACCCGGAAAAGCAGTTCCGAAGCGCCGTCCGCCTGGTGCGCGGTGCGCCGTGA
- a CDS encoding NAD(P)-dependent alcohol dehydrogenase: MARRRRRVLRSLLGLLVLAIAGMAVALRYESPCAPPSAASGENTMLAARQVCYGPPSQLVIASVPRPVAGPGELLVRVHAAGVNPLDWHSLYGQPYFMRLSSGIGRQSDPRTGVDFAGTVEAVGDGVERFRPGDAVFGVRNGAFAEYLVVAADRNVVHKPHGIGFEAAAAVPIAALTALQAVRDAGRLQPGQRVLVNGASGGVGTFAVQIAKALGGHVTGVSSGRNVALVQALGADAVIDYGREDFTRGGRRYDLIVDNVGNHDLAALRRALHEDGTVVMVTGPKSNRWLGPLSRMLWARLSAPFVSQAQVSLLASSNPADLATLRDMLADGRLRPVIDRRFALSEVPAAIDWQGQGRSRGKNIVVMIPDPPAPAP, from the coding sequence ATGGCACGTCGTCGCCGCCGCGTCCTCCGATCGTTGCTCGGCCTGCTGGTCCTGGCCATCGCCGGCATGGCCGTGGCGCTGCGCTACGAATCCCCCTGCGCGCCGCCGTCGGCCGCCAGCGGCGAGAACACCATGCTGGCGGCCCGCCAGGTCTGTTACGGCCCGCCCTCGCAACTGGTGATAGCCAGCGTGCCACGTCCGGTGGCCGGTCCCGGCGAGCTGCTGGTGCGCGTGCATGCCGCCGGCGTCAACCCGCTGGACTGGCACTCCCTGTACGGACAGCCCTACTTCATGCGGCTGTCCTCCGGTATCGGGCGCCAGTCCGACCCGCGTACCGGCGTCGACTTCGCGGGCACCGTCGAGGCGGTCGGCGACGGCGTCGAGCGGTTCCGGCCGGGCGACGCGGTGTTCGGCGTGCGCAACGGCGCCTTCGCCGAGTACCTGGTGGTGGCGGCCGACCGCAACGTCGTGCACAAGCCCCACGGAATCGGCTTCGAGGCCGCCGCGGCGGTGCCGATCGCGGCGCTCACCGCGCTGCAGGCGGTGCGCGACGCCGGCCGCCTGCAGCCCGGCCAGCGGGTGCTGGTCAACGGCGCCTCCGGCGGCGTCGGCACCTTCGCCGTGCAGATCGCCAAGGCCCTGGGCGGCCACGTCACCGGCGTCAGCAGCGGCCGCAACGTCGCGCTTGTGCAAGCGCTCGGCGCCGATGCGGTGATCGACTACGGGCGCGAGGACTTCACCCGCGGTGGGCGTCGCTACGACCTGATCGTCGACAATGTCGGCAACCACGACCTCGCTGCCCTGCGCCGGGCGCTGCACGAGGACGGCACCGTGGTCATGGTCACCGGACCCAAGAGCAACCGCTGGCTGGGGCCGCTGTCGCGGATGCTCTGGGCCAGGCTGAGCGCGCCGTTCGTCAGCCAGGCGCAGGTCTCGCTGCTGGCCAGCAGCAACCCGGCCGACCTGGCGACGCTGCGCGACATGCTTGCCGACGGCCGCCTGCGGCCGGTGATCGATCGCCGGTTCGCCCTGTCCGAGGTGCCGGCGGCGATCGACTGGCAGGGACAGGGCCGCAGCCGCGGCAAGAACATCGTGGTGATGATCCCGGACCCGCCCGCGCCGGCGCCCTGA
- a CDS encoding PilZ domain-containing protein, translating to MTDHEQRASSRRPCDEPAELSAGHGRWSTRLVNLSDGGACVLLPPDWPDLDPGGLSISFQLDGKTHRHACEIVWGDLERLGLSFLDSADRPAG from the coding sequence ATGACCGATCACGAGCAGCGCGCGTCCAGTCGTCGCCCCTGCGACGAACCCGCGGAACTCAGCGCCGGCCACGGCCGCTGGTCGACCCGCCTGGTCAATCTCTCGGACGGTGGCGCCTGCGTGCTGCTGCCCCCCGACTGGCCGGATCTGGATCCAGGCGGCCTGTCGATCAGCTTCCAGCTGGACGGCAAGACGCACCGGCACGCCTGCGAGATCGTCTGGGGCGACCTGGAGCGCCTCGGGCTGAGCTTCCTCGACAGCGCCGACCGCCCGGCCGGCTGA
- a CDS encoding DUF1566 domain-containing protein translates to MNATRTAILPAMLGLACLAASLPAGAQPCSNPAIAPTTPTADFDLESDGTTRHRPTGLVWMRCALGQTWTGSTCTGAARPFTQWREALQVASDVNSGLDDADNDGAPGFAGETDWRLPSMRELASIQEACRINPALNIEAFPNALVSSAFWTSTTVDSNAVAAWGIGSGRGTASFLQKSDAIPRFARLVRGGDGLAGHVLLGRIFADGFEP, encoded by the coding sequence ATGAATGCCACCCGCACAGCGATCCTGCCAGCCATGCTCGGCCTGGCCTGCCTGGCCGCCAGCCTTCCTGCCGGTGCGCAGCCGTGCAGCAATCCCGCCATCGCGCCGACCACGCCTACCGCGGATTTCGATCTCGAGAGCGACGGCACCACGCGCCACCGGCCGACCGGCCTGGTGTGGATGCGTTGTGCGCTGGGCCAGACCTGGACCGGGTCCACCTGCACGGGTGCGGCGCGGCCGTTCACGCAGTGGCGCGAGGCGCTGCAGGTCGCCAGCGACGTCAACAGCGGCCTCGACGACGCCGACAACGACGGTGCGCCGGGCTTCGCCGGCGAGACCGACTGGCGGCTGCCGAGCATGCGCGAGCTGGCTTCGATCCAGGAGGCCTGCCGGATCAACCCGGCCCTGAATATCGAGGCCTTTCCCAATGCACTGGTCTCCTCAGCGTTCTGGACCTCGACCACGGTGGACAGCAACGCGGTGGCCGCCTGGGGCATCGGTTCCGGCCGGGGTACCGCCAGCTTCCTGCAGAAGTCCGACGCGATCCCCCGCTTCGCGCGCCTGGTACGCGGCGGCGACGGCCTGGCCGGCCATGTCCTGCTCGGGCGGATCTTCGCCGACGGCTTCGAGCCCTGA
- the metH gene encoding methionine synthase, with product MIELPWLEPDRVEALRRALARRILVLDGAMGTMIQAHRLDEADFRGERLAGHGQELRGNNDLLVLTRPQVIAGIHREYLAAGADLVETNTFNSTRVSQADYGLEALAYELNLEAARLARAAVDEYSDRTPDRPRFAIGVLGPTSRTASISPDVNNPGFRNVSFDELAENYREAARGLLDGGADTIMVETVFDTLNAKAALFALDQVFAERGHRVPVMVSGTITDRSGRTLSGQTAEAFLYSVEHARPISVGLNCALGAEDLRPHVEAISGGAAMFVSAHPNAGLPNAFGGYDETPEQMAGTLGSFARDGLLNIVGGCCGTTPAHIGAISRAVERVAPRPLPAPDTVTRLAGLEPLRLIPELNFINVGERTNVTGSARFRKLVQAGDYDSAVEVARQQVEAGAQVIDVNMDEGLLDAEKAMSTFLNLVAAEPDIARVPVMIDSSKWSAIEAGLKCVQGRAIVNSISLKEGEAAFLEQARKLRSYGACAVVMAFDEQGQADTAARKVEILSRAHDLLVDVVGFPPQDIVFDPNVFAIATGIEEHDRYALDFIEATAELKRRFPLCHVSGGISNVSFSFRGNDTVREAIHSVFLFHAIRAGLDMGIVNAGALAIYDDLDPELRERVEDVVLARRPDATERLLEIAGRFRGGARGAAQDDSRLEWRALPVGERLSHALVHGIDEFVVDDTEEARQACARPLEVIEGPLMSGMNVVGDLFGAGKMFLPQVVKSARVMKKAVAHLIPFIEEEKRRTGQAAKPNGRIVMATVKGDVHDIGKNIVGVVLACNNFEVVDLGVMVPAQKILDAAREHQADMIGLSGLITPSLDEMAHVAREMQRQGLSIPLLIGGATTSRAHTALRIEPAYAAAPTVWVKDASRAVGVAQSLVSPGQREDFVQALRADYAQVRASHGDRGPGKQLIGWDEARRRRPRIDWSGYRPPVPRQAGLTRFDDIALADLLPYIDWTPFFQTWELSGRYPAILDDAMVGEQARSLYADARAMLARMVDGRWVRARGVVGLWPAQAHGEDVVLATGPGQERRLHFLRQQADKPAERGNLCLADWVAPADSSVDDWLGAFAVTAGLGIEPHVAAFEAAHDDYSAILVKALADRLAEAAAEWLHERVRKEIWGYAADEALDNEALVAERYRGIRPAPGYPACPDHTEKRTLFELLDAPEAAGIQLTENFAMYPAAAVSGYYLSHPDSRYFVVGRLDRDQVQAYAARKGIALAEAERWLAPNLGYEPQATGAAAAA from the coding sequence GTGATCGAACTTCCCTGGCTGGAGCCCGACCGCGTCGAGGCCCTGCGCCGCGCCCTGGCGCGCCGCATCCTGGTGCTGGACGGCGCCATGGGCACGATGATCCAGGCCCATCGTCTGGACGAGGCTGATTTCCGGGGCGAGCGCCTGGCCGGACACGGCCAAGAACTGCGCGGCAACAACGACCTGCTGGTGCTGACCCGGCCCCAGGTGATCGCCGGCATCCACCGCGAATACCTGGCCGCCGGCGCCGACCTGGTCGAGACCAACACCTTCAACTCCACCCGCGTCAGCCAGGCCGACTATGGTCTGGAGGCGCTGGCCTACGAGCTCAACCTGGAGGCCGCGCGACTGGCGCGCGCCGCGGTCGACGAGTACAGCGACCGCACGCCGGACCGCCCGCGCTTCGCGATCGGTGTGCTCGGCCCGACCAGCCGCACCGCATCGATCTCGCCTGACGTCAACAACCCGGGCTTCCGCAACGTCTCCTTCGACGAACTGGCCGAGAACTACCGCGAGGCCGCGCGCGGCCTGCTCGACGGCGGCGCCGACACGATCATGGTCGAGACCGTTTTCGACACCCTGAACGCCAAGGCGGCGCTGTTCGCGCTCGACCAGGTGTTCGCCGAGCGCGGCCACCGGGTGCCGGTGATGGTGTCCGGCACCATCACCGACCGCTCCGGACGCACCCTGTCGGGGCAGACCGCCGAGGCCTTCCTGTACTCGGTCGAACATGCCCGGCCGATCAGCGTGGGCCTGAACTGCGCGCTGGGCGCCGAGGACCTGCGGCCGCACGTCGAGGCGATCAGCGGCGGCGCCGCGATGTTCGTCAGCGCCCACCCCAACGCCGGCCTGCCGAACGCCTTCGGCGGCTACGACGAGACCCCCGAGCAGATGGCCGGCACCCTGGGCAGCTTCGCGCGCGACGGCCTGCTCAACATCGTGGGCGGCTGCTGCGGCACCACCCCTGCGCATATCGGCGCGATCTCCCGCGCCGTCGAGCGGGTCGCGCCGCGGCCGCTGCCGGCGCCCGACACGGTCACCCGGCTGGCCGGCCTGGAGCCCCTGCGGCTGATCCCGGAACTGAACTTCATCAACGTCGGCGAGCGCACCAACGTCACCGGCAGCGCGCGCTTCCGCAAGCTGGTCCAGGCCGGCGACTACGATTCCGCGGTCGAGGTCGCCCGCCAGCAGGTCGAGGCCGGCGCCCAGGTGATCGACGTCAACATGGACGAGGGTCTGCTCGACGCCGAGAAGGCGATGTCGACCTTCCTCAACCTGGTCGCCGCCGAACCCGACATCGCCCGCGTGCCGGTGATGATCGACAGCTCCAAGTGGTCGGCCATCGAGGCCGGCCTCAAGTGCGTGCAGGGCCGCGCGATCGTCAACTCGATCTCGCTCAAGGAAGGCGAGGCGGCGTTCCTGGAGCAGGCCCGCAAGCTGCGCAGCTACGGCGCCTGCGCCGTGGTGATGGCCTTCGACGAGCAGGGCCAGGCCGACACCGCCGCGCGCAAGGTGGAGATCCTGTCGCGCGCCCACGACCTGCTGGTCGACGTGGTCGGCTTCCCGCCCCAGGACATCGTCTTCGACCCCAACGTGTTCGCGATCGCCACCGGCATCGAGGAACACGACCGCTATGCGCTCGACTTCATCGAGGCGACTGCCGAGCTGAAGCGCCGCTTCCCGCTGTGCCACGTCTCCGGCGGCATCAGCAACGTGTCGTTCTCGTTCCGCGGCAACGACACGGTGCGCGAGGCGATCCACAGCGTGTTCCTGTTCCACGCCATCCGCGCCGGCCTGGACATGGGCATCGTCAACGCCGGCGCGCTGGCCATCTACGACGACCTCGACCCGGAACTGCGCGAGCGGGTCGAGGACGTGGTGCTGGCGCGCCGACCGGACGCCACCGAGCGCCTGCTCGAAATCGCCGGGCGCTTCCGCGGCGGTGCCCGCGGCGCCGCCCAGGACGACAGCCGTCTGGAGTGGCGCGCGCTGCCGGTGGGCGAACGGCTGTCGCACGCCCTGGTGCACGGCATCGACGAATTCGTGGTCGACGACACCGAGGAGGCCCGCCAGGCCTGCGCGCGCCCGCTCGAGGTGATCGAGGGCCCGCTGATGTCGGGCATGAACGTGGTCGGCGACCTGTTCGGCGCCGGCAAGATGTTCCTGCCCCAGGTGGTCAAGTCGGCGCGCGTGATGAAGAAGGCCGTCGCCCACCTGATCCCCTTCATCGAGGAGGAGAAGCGGCGCACCGGCCAGGCCGCCAAGCCGAACGGCCGGATCGTGATGGCGACCGTGAAGGGCGACGTCCACGACATCGGCAAGAACATCGTCGGGGTGGTGCTGGCCTGCAACAACTTCGAGGTGGTCGACCTCGGCGTCATGGTGCCGGCGCAGAAGATCCTGGACGCCGCCCGCGAGCACCAGGCCGACATGATCGGCCTGTCCGGCCTGATCACGCCTTCGCTGGACGAGATGGCGCACGTCGCCCGCGAGATGCAGCGCCAGGGCCTTTCGATCCCGCTGCTGATCGGCGGCGCGACCACCTCGCGCGCGCACACCGCGCTGCGCATCGAACCCGCCTATGCAGCGGCGCCGACGGTCTGGGTCAAGGACGCCTCGCGGGCGGTCGGCGTCGCGCAATCGCTGGTCTCGCCGGGACAGCGCGAGGACTTCGTGCAGGCGCTGCGCGCCGACTACGCGCAGGTGCGCGCCAGCCATGGCGACCGCGGGCCGGGCAAGCAGCTGATCGGTTGGGACGAGGCCCGGCGCAGGCGACCGCGCATCGACTGGTCCGGCTACCGGCCACCGGTGCCGCGCCAGGCCGGCCTGACCCGCTTCGACGACATCGCACTGGCCGACCTGCTGCCCTACATCGACTGGACGCCGTTCTTCCAGACCTGGGAGCTGTCCGGGCGCTACCCGGCCATCCTCGACGATGCGATGGTCGGCGAACAGGCCAGATCCCTGTACGCGGACGCCCGCGCCATGCTGGCGCGCATGGTCGATGGCCGCTGGGTGCGCGCCCGCGGCGTGGTCGGCCTGTGGCCGGCGCAGGCGCACGGCGAGGATGTCGTGCTGGCCACCGGCCCCGGCCAGGAGCGCCGCCTGCACTTTCTCAGGCAGCAGGCCGACAAGCCGGCCGAGCGCGGCAACCTGTGCCTGGCCGACTGGGTCGCCCCTGCGGACAGCAGTGTCGACGACTGGCTGGGCGCCTTCGCGGTCACCGCCGGACTGGGCATCGAGCCGCACGTCGCGGCCTTCGAGGCCGCCCACGACGACTACAGCGCGATCCTGGTCAAGGCGCTGGCCGACCGCCTGGCCGAAGCCGCCGCCGAGTGGCTGCACGAGCGCGTCCGCAAGGAGATCTGGGGCTACGCGGCGGACGAGGCGCTCGACAACGAGGCCCTGGTCGCCGAGCGCTACCGGGGCATCCGGCCGGCACCCGGCTATCCGGCCTGTCCGGACCATACCGAGAAGCGCACCTTGTTCGAGCTGCTCGATGCCCCGGAGGCGGCCGGCATCCAGCTCACCGAGAACTTCGCCATGTACCCCGCCGCCGCCGTGTCCGGCTACTACCTCAGCCATCCGGACAGCCGCTACTTCGTGGTCGGCAGGCTCGATCGCGACCAGGTCCAGGCCTATGCCGCCAGAAAGGGCATCGCGCTCGCGGAGGCCGAGCGCTGGCTTGCGCCCAACCTGGGCTACGAACCGCAGGCGACCGGGGCGGCGGCGGCCGCCTGA
- a CDS encoding AI-2E family transporter: protein MANERLLGVVLATVLAVIIGWVLYIGKAVLVPIVFAVLLSYVILGLARLLQRVPLLGAWVPRTLLVGFSVLAMVLVVAAGGVLLSNNIGRLVQLAPQLQESLLSMIQGGAARLGIEVTPTWQSLRTDVLDQVNLQRLVGSTVVSLTSVLSTIALVLLYVGFLLLERSGFDGKVGRLSGDPVTVTRIRHIIGKVNERIGAYLALKTLINILLGVVSWLIMLLFGLELAAFWAVLIAVMNYVPYIGSFLGVLFPVAFAVVQLGDPGPVLALAGALIAAQFLIGNMLEPLLMGNSLNLSPFVILVTLAIWSGLWGVAGAFLSVPMTAVVALALSEFPQTRAIAVLLSRNGKA from the coding sequence ATGGCGAACGAGCGTCTGCTGGGCGTGGTGCTTGCGACCGTGCTGGCGGTGATCATCGGCTGGGTGCTGTACATCGGCAAGGCGGTGCTGGTGCCGATCGTCTTCGCCGTGCTGCTTTCCTACGTGATCCTGGGCCTTGCCCGCCTGCTGCAGCGCGTGCCCCTGCTGGGCGCCTGGGTGCCGCGGACGCTCCTGGTGGGCTTCTCGGTGCTGGCCATGGTGCTGGTGGTGGCCGCCGGCGGTGTCCTGCTCAGCAACAACATCGGCCGCCTGGTGCAGCTGGCGCCGCAACTGCAGGAATCCCTGCTGTCGATGATCCAGGGCGGCGCCGCCCGGTTGGGCATCGAGGTCACGCCGACCTGGCAGAGCCTGCGCACCGACGTCCTCGACCAGGTCAACCTGCAGCGCCTGGTCGGCTCGACCGTGGTGTCGCTGACCTCGGTGCTGTCCACCATCGCCCTGGTGCTGCTGTACGTCGGCTTCCTGCTGCTCGAGCGCAGCGGCTTCGACGGCAAGGTCGGCCGCCTGTCGGGCGACCCGGTCACGGTGACCCGGATCCGCCACATCATCGGCAAGGTGAACGAGCGGATCGGCGCCTACCTCGCGCTGAAGACCCTGATCAACATCCTGCTGGGCGTGGTGAGCTGGCTGATCATGCTGCTGTTCGGGCTGGAGCTGGCGGCGTTCTGGGCGGTGCTGATCGCGGTGATGAACTACGTGCCCTACATCGGCTCGTTCCTGGGCGTGCTGTTCCCGGTCGCGTTCGCCGTGGTCCAGCTCGGCGATCCCGGCCCGGTGCTGGCCCTGGCGGGTGCCCTGATCGCCGCGCAGTTCCTGATCGGCAACATGCTCGAGCCCCTGCTCATGGGCAACTCGCTCAACCTCAGCCCGTTCGTGATCCTGGTGACCCTGGCGATCTGGTCGGGGCTGTGGGGCGTGGCCGGCGCCTTCCTCTCGGTGCCGATGACCGCCGTGGTCGCGCTGGCGCTGTCGGAGTTCCCGCAGACCCGGGCGATCGCCGTGCTGCTGTCGCGCAACGGCAAGGCCTGA
- the yeiP gene encoding elongation factor P-like protein YeiP, with product MRANEIKRGNVVEHDGRVWQVRDVEKSVPTARGGNTTYRFTLYAIPGGQKLDLSLRGDDDLREVELSRRAANYSYRDGDAFVFMDSEDYSQYLLSPELVGDQAGYITEGLEGCYVQLIEGDPVGVQLPPNVVLEVVETAPELKGGTATKRPKPARLATGIEIMVPEYVGNGDRVLVNTTTGEYGGRA from the coding sequence ATGAGAGCGAACGAGATCAAGCGCGGCAACGTGGTCGAGCACGACGGCCGGGTCTGGCAGGTGCGCGACGTCGAAAAGTCGGTGCCCACCGCGCGCGGTGGCAACACCACCTACCGGTTCACCCTGTATGCGATCCCCGGCGGCCAGAAGCTGGACCTCAGCCTGCGCGGCGACGACGACCTGCGCGAGGTCGAACTGAGCCGGCGCGCGGCGAACTACTCCTACCGGGACGGCGACGCCTTCGTGTTCATGGACAGCGAGGACTACAGCCAGTACCTGCTGTCGCCTGAGCTGGTCGGCGACCAGGCCGGCTACATCACCGAAGGCCTCGAGGGCTGTTACGTGCAACTGATCGAGGGCGATCCGGTCGGCGTGCAGCTGCCGCCCAACGTCGTGCTGGAAGTGGTCGAGACCGCGCCCGAGCTCAAGGGCGGCACCGCCACCAAGCGGCCCAAGCCGGCCCGTCTGGCCACCGGCATCGAAATCATGGTGCCCGAATACGTCGGCAACGGCGACCGCGTCCTGGTCAACACCACCACCGGCGAGTACGGCGGCCGGGCCTGA
- a CDS encoding nuclear transport factor 2 family protein yields the protein MASMQPAAGPALDTCPVRRGPALRALALGLALACASSGAVAQLDRDSDLFKAMAAHDHAFFERGFNQCDLDYLEQAVHPHLRFYHDQSGFQDYAAFLQNARRYLCADPDHKPVRKLDADSLQVVPLYADGELYAVIHMGSHRFFIREPGKDDSATGIARFSNLYVLEDGRWLLKDVLSYDHRPAD from the coding sequence ATGGCCTCCATGCAACCGGCCGCCGGACCGGCCTTGGACACCTGTCCGGTCCGGCGCGGGCCCGCCCTGCGCGCCCTCGCACTCGGCCTCGCTCTCGCCTGCGCCAGCTCCGGTGCGGTGGCGCAGCTCGACCGGGATTCCGACCTGTTCAAGGCGATGGCGGCGCACGATCACGCGTTCTTCGAACGAGGCTTCAACCAATGCGACCTGGACTACCTCGAGCAGGCCGTCCATCCGCACCTGCGCTTCTACCACGACCAGAGCGGCTTCCAGGACTACGCAGCGTTCCTCCAGAACGCGCGCCGGTACCTCTGCGCCGACCCGGACCACAAGCCGGTCAGGAAGCTGGATGCCGACAGCCTCCAGGTGGTCCCCCTGTACGCGGACGGCGAGCTGTACGCCGTGATCCACATGGGCAGCCACCGCTTCTTCATCCGCGAACCCGGAAAGGACGATTCAGCCACCGGCATCGCGCGATTCTCGAACCTCTACGTCCTGGAGGACGGGAGGTGGCTGCTCAAGGATGTCCTCAGCTACGACCATCGCCCCGCCGATTGA